The following coding sequences are from one Paenarthrobacter ureafaciens window:
- a CDS encoding MFS transporter gives MPIDQSNTVSPDGARNASGNKVAAGHEPAAAKVGKSTKMPKLRTKRRLKESDVNVVNQPMLKKALGGTIVGNTMEWYDVGVFGYLITTMGPVFLPEADPSVQTLFLLGTFAATFIARPLGGVVFGWLGDKIGRQKVLAATLMLMAASTFAVGLLPGYAQIGIWAAALLVILKLVQGFSTGGEYAGATTFVSEYAPDKRRGFFASFLDMGSYIGFALGAALVSVLQLTLGQAAMEEWGWRIPFLVAGPLGIIAVYFRTKIEESPQFQATLDAQEALAKDAASHDVHVAKGPIGIIKAYWRQILLAMILAAAANTVGYALTSYMPTYLTDSKGYDPVHGTLLTIPVLVIMALCIPLTGKLSDRIGRRPVLWIGAGSTVVFSIPAFMLIGIGDVWSTLFGLALIAFPVTFYVSNLASALPALFPTSSRYGGMGIAYNFSVAIFGGTTPFIVQGLIEGTGDDMMPAYYLMATSIVGGIAIFFLRESAKRPLPGSMPSVDTEAEARELVETQDSNPLINLNEMPFDGQPVSDVAFGRDKKDLTPA, from the coding sequence ATGCCCATAGACCAAAGCAACACCGTCTCTCCGGACGGCGCAAGGAACGCCTCCGGAAACAAGGTAGCGGCAGGCCACGAACCGGCCGCTGCGAAAGTTGGTAAAAGCACCAAAATGCCGAAGCTTCGGACGAAGCGCCGGTTGAAGGAATCCGACGTGAACGTCGTGAACCAGCCGATGCTGAAGAAAGCACTCGGCGGCACTATCGTCGGCAACACTATGGAATGGTACGACGTAGGTGTCTTCGGCTACCTGATCACCACCATGGGACCCGTTTTCCTCCCGGAAGCTGACCCGTCCGTCCAGACCCTCTTCCTTCTGGGTACGTTCGCCGCCACCTTCATCGCCCGCCCGCTCGGCGGTGTGGTCTTCGGTTGGCTCGGCGACAAAATCGGCCGCCAGAAGGTACTCGCAGCAACACTGATGCTGATGGCGGCAAGTACGTTCGCCGTCGGACTCCTGCCCGGCTATGCGCAGATCGGTATCTGGGCAGCCGCGCTCCTGGTGATCCTCAAGCTCGTCCAGGGCTTCTCGACCGGCGGTGAATACGCCGGGGCAACCACGTTCGTGAGCGAATACGCACCGGACAAGCGCCGCGGCTTCTTCGCGAGCTTCCTGGACATGGGCAGCTACATCGGCTTCGCGCTCGGTGCCGCCCTGGTGTCAGTCCTGCAGCTCACGCTGGGACAGGCAGCCATGGAGGAATGGGGCTGGAGGATTCCGTTCCTGGTAGCCGGCCCCCTGGGCATCATCGCCGTGTACTTCCGGACGAAGATCGAGGAATCCCCGCAGTTCCAGGCAACCCTGGACGCCCAGGAAGCCCTCGCAAAGGACGCTGCTTCGCATGACGTGCACGTGGCCAAGGGCCCGATCGGCATCATCAAGGCCTACTGGCGCCAGATCCTGCTGGCCATGATTCTTGCCGCAGCAGCCAACACCGTTGGCTACGCACTGACCTCGTACATGCCCACATACCTGACGGACTCCAAGGGCTACGACCCCGTCCACGGCACCTTGCTGACCATCCCGGTCCTGGTGATCATGGCCCTCTGCATTCCGCTGACCGGCAAGCTTTCCGACCGCATCGGTCGCCGCCCCGTGCTGTGGATCGGCGCAGGCAGCACGGTCGTCTTCTCCATTCCTGCCTTCATGCTCATTGGCATCGGAGACGTATGGTCAACGCTGTTCGGCCTCGCCCTGATCGCCTTCCCCGTGACGTTCTACGTATCCAACCTGGCCTCGGCTCTGCCGGCCCTGTTCCCCACGTCCAGCCGTTACGGCGGAATGGGCATTGCCTACAACTTCTCGGTAGCGATCTTCGGCGGCACCACCCCGTTCATCGTGCAGGGCCTGATCGAAGGTACCGGTGACGACATGATGCCGGCGTACTACCTGATGGCAACGTCCATTGTTGGCGGGATCGCGATCTTCTTCCTGCGTGAATCCGCGAAGCGTCCGCTTCCGGGCTCCATGCCCAGCGTGGATACCGAGGCCGAAGCCCGTGAACTCGTGGAAACCCAGGACAGCAACCCGCTCATCAACCTGAACGAGATGCCGTTCGATGGCCAGCCCGTCAGCGATGTGGCCTTTGGCCGGGACAAGAAGGACCTGACACCTGCTTAG
- a CDS encoding Dps family protein, with product MKASQQLADNLQVVLTDLIELQLQGKQAHWNIVGPNFRDLHLQLDELVLATRQFADDTAERMRALHALPDGRSSTIAKGTRLEEFPGGLVNTKDAVKLVTERVERAVQTMRDVHDEVDEEDPTTADLLHEFIARLEQLVWMINAEIMGANASVTDPDEA from the coding sequence ATGAAAGCGTCACAGCAGCTCGCAGACAACCTTCAGGTCGTCCTGACAGACCTCATCGAACTCCAGCTCCAGGGCAAGCAGGCCCACTGGAACATCGTGGGGCCCAACTTCAGGGACCTGCACCTCCAGCTGGACGAGTTGGTCCTCGCCACCCGCCAGTTCGCCGACGACACCGCCGAGCGCATGCGTGCCCTGCACGCCCTGCCGGACGGCCGTAGCTCCACAATCGCCAAGGGCACCCGCCTGGAGGAATTCCCCGGCGGCCTGGTCAACACCAAGGACGCCGTCAAACTGGTTACCGAACGCGTGGAACGGGCAGTCCAGACCATGCGCGACGTACACGACGAAGTGGATGAGGAAGACCCCACGACGGCGGACCTCCTCCACGAGTTCATCGCCCGCCTTGAGCAGCTGGTCTGGATGATCAACGCCGAAATCATGGGCGCCAACGCCAGCGTGACGGACCCGGACGAAGCATAA
- a CDS encoding putative protein N(5)-glutamine methyltransferase, translating to MSPDPAVVQALRAAGCVFAEEEAGLLMEAARSDEDFASMVQQRISGIPLEHILGWAEFCGRRMVVETGVFVPRRRTEFLVRQAALVAEPGAVVVDLCCGSGAIGAALGDLLGSCQLYGADIDPLAAACAARNIGPRGGQVFQGDLFEPLPPELRGRVDVLMVNAPYVPTGSIAMMPSEARLHEPMAALDGGGDGLDVQRRVVRDSPEWLSPGGALLIETSDVQASATAALMVGVGLRASVLFDGDLGATVVLGRWP from the coding sequence ATGTCTCCGGATCCCGCCGTCGTCCAAGCGCTTCGTGCCGCCGGCTGCGTCTTCGCTGAAGAGGAAGCCGGGCTGCTCATGGAAGCCGCCCGGAGCGATGAAGACTTCGCGTCGATGGTGCAGCAGCGCATCAGCGGGATACCCCTTGAACACATCCTGGGGTGGGCCGAATTCTGCGGACGCCGCATGGTGGTGGAGACGGGCGTTTTCGTGCCGCGGCGTCGCACGGAGTTCCTGGTGCGTCAGGCGGCCTTGGTCGCCGAGCCGGGCGCCGTCGTCGTCGATCTTTGCTGCGGTTCGGGCGCTATTGGCGCTGCCTTGGGCGACCTGCTGGGCAGTTGCCAGCTGTACGGCGCGGACATCGACCCCCTGGCTGCCGCATGCGCCGCCCGGAACATCGGCCCGCGTGGCGGCCAGGTATTCCAGGGTGACCTGTTCGAGCCACTGCCCCCGGAACTCCGGGGCCGCGTGGACGTCCTGATGGTCAACGCCCCTTATGTTCCCACAGGCTCGATCGCCATGATGCCGTCTGAGGCCCGCCTTCACGAACCGATGGCAGCGCTCGACGGCGGAGGTGACGGTCTGGACGTCCAGCGTCGCGTCGTGAGGGACTCTCCGGAGTGGTTGTCGCCCGGTGGAGCACTGCTGATTGAGACCTCGGACGTACAGGCGTCGGCGACCGCCGCGTTGATGGTCGGCGTGGGGCTCCGGGCGAGCGTCCTTTTCGATGGGGATCTTGGGGCAACGGTGGTCCTCGGACGGTGGCCCTAA
- a CDS encoding DUF7218 family protein translates to MPEKKNPSLKDPELYEELRDDGASKEKAARISNAAAAKGRKEVGRKGGKSGDYDDWTVDKLKSRAKELGLKGYSDKKKSELISMLRNH, encoded by the coding sequence ATGCCGGAAAAGAAGAATCCAAGCCTGAAGGATCCGGAGCTTTACGAAGAACTCCGCGATGACGGGGCTTCCAAGGAAAAGGCCGCGCGGATTTCCAATGCCGCTGCCGCCAAGGGACGGAAGGAAGTGGGACGCAAGGGCGGGAAGTCCGGCGACTACGACGATTGGACCGTGGACAAACTCAAGTCCCGCGCCAAGGAACTCGGATTGAAAGGGTATTCGGACAAGAAGAAGTCCGAACTCATTTCAATGCTCCGGAATCACTGA
- a CDS encoding HPr family phosphocarrier protein — protein MTERTATIASRVGLHARPAAIFAEAAGELDLEVTIARQGEPADEAMDAASILSLMSLGAEHGDVVVLRAEGEGADAALENLVKILETDHDA, from the coding sequence ATGACCGAACGTACCGCCACCATTGCCAGCCGTGTGGGCCTCCACGCCCGCCCTGCGGCCATCTTCGCCGAGGCTGCCGGCGAGCTCGACCTTGAGGTGACCATCGCCCGCCAGGGAGAGCCTGCCGACGAAGCCATGGACGCTGCCAGCATCCTTTCGCTCATGAGCCTTGGTGCCGAGCACGGTGACGTGGTGGTTCTTCGCGCAGAGGGCGAGGGTGCAGATGCTGCCTTGGAGAACCTCGTGAAGATCCTCGAAACGGACCACGACGCCTAA
- a CDS encoding DNA topoisomerase IB codes for MVRLRRSDLSKPGIVRRRSGKGFSYRHPDGTLLDKEDRQRINALAIPPAWTDVWISPYENAHIQATGVDAAGRSQYIYHPRWRERKDNEKFQRAAELGSAFPSIRRAVTLHLKDTSDPRQQTLAAAVRLMDLGALRIGSESYMKQNGSYGLTTLRCRHARVKENAVGLKFPGKSGQWWDTSINDPALAAFLEPLSRRPGKERLLAYKANGSWVPLDGSMVNEYLRSIAGEAYSSKDFRTWKGTAAAALCLLKTEGTMTRPQALVRAMKEAAELLGNTPTVARTSYVDPRIVEAYLSGELMDVKPTEPSIAEFLIAKQT; via the coding sequence ATGGTCAGGCTACGGCGGAGTGATCTTTCCAAGCCGGGCATCGTGCGGCGCCGCTCCGGTAAAGGGTTCAGCTACCGGCATCCCGACGGGACATTGCTGGACAAAGAGGATCGCCAGCGCATCAATGCGCTGGCGATCCCTCCTGCATGGACCGACGTCTGGATCAGCCCGTACGAAAACGCCCATATCCAGGCCACCGGGGTGGACGCGGCCGGGCGGAGCCAGTACATCTACCACCCCCGGTGGCGGGAGCGTAAGGACAACGAGAAGTTCCAACGCGCAGCCGAACTGGGCTCTGCTTTCCCGTCCATCCGCCGCGCCGTGACGTTGCACTTGAAAGACACTTCCGATCCCAGGCAGCAAACCCTGGCGGCCGCTGTCCGGCTCATGGACCTTGGAGCATTGAGGATCGGATCTGAAAGCTACATGAAGCAGAACGGGTCCTACGGACTGACAACCCTGCGGTGCCGCCACGCGCGCGTCAAGGAAAACGCCGTCGGCCTGAAGTTTCCCGGCAAGAGCGGCCAATGGTGGGACACCTCCATCAATGATCCGGCGTTGGCCGCTTTCCTTGAGCCACTCTCACGCAGGCCGGGCAAGGAGCGGCTGTTGGCTTACAAGGCCAACGGCTCGTGGGTTCCCTTGGATGGCTCCATGGTCAACGAGTACCTCCGCAGCATCGCGGGGGAGGCCTACAGTTCCAAGGACTTCCGCACGTGGAAGGGGACCGCAGCAGCGGCGCTATGCCTCTTGAAAACGGAAGGCACCATGACCCGTCCGCAGGCATTGGTGAGGGCCATGAAGGAGGCGGCCGAGTTGCTGGGCAACACGCCCACCGTGGCTCGTACGTCGTACGTGGACCCGCGGATCGTGGAGGCATATCTGTCCGGCGAACTCATGGACGTGAAGCCCACCGAGCCCTCCATTGCCGAGTTCCTCATCGCAAAGCAAACCTGA
- a CDS encoding Ku protein codes for MRAIWKGSIAFGLVNVPVKLYSATEDHDISLHQVHNKDGGRIRYQRKCEICGEVVAYEDIDKAYEEEGRTVVLTAGELKSLPEENSREIEVVEFIPAEQLDPIMYERSYFLEPDSKSPKAYMLLRQTLEDTDRIAIVQYALRQKTRLGALRVRGDVLLLQALLWGDEVREAKFPSLETDIKISDKELEMSSALVESMAHDFDPDEYTDDYQVQLRTLIEAKLEKGEALDTEATFGATEGEAEGGDVIDLMEALKRSLDKKRGKEKASDDEAAASKTSKSTTTASKPKARAKKKA; via the coding sequence ATGAGGGCCATCTGGAAGGGATCTATCGCGTTCGGTCTGGTCAACGTACCAGTCAAGCTCTACAGTGCCACGGAGGACCATGACATAAGCCTTCACCAAGTGCACAACAAGGACGGCGGACGGATTCGTTACCAGCGCAAATGCGAAATTTGCGGTGAAGTTGTGGCTTATGAGGACATTGATAAAGCCTACGAAGAAGAAGGGCGAACGGTAGTCCTTACGGCAGGGGAACTGAAATCCCTGCCTGAAGAGAATAGCCGGGAAATCGAGGTAGTGGAGTTTATCCCTGCCGAACAGTTGGACCCGATCATGTATGAGCGAAGCTATTTCCTCGAACCGGATTCCAAGTCCCCCAAGGCCTACATGCTCCTGCGGCAAACGCTGGAAGATACGGACAGGATCGCCATTGTCCAGTACGCCCTCCGCCAGAAGACGCGGTTGGGAGCACTGCGTGTGCGTGGCGACGTCCTGTTGCTGCAGGCGCTGCTGTGGGGAGATGAGGTCAGGGAAGCCAAGTTCCCCTCCCTTGAAACCGATATCAAGATTTCGGACAAGGAATTGGAGATGTCTTCCGCGCTTGTTGAATCCATGGCGCACGATTTCGACCCCGACGAATACACCGACGACTACCAGGTCCAGCTCCGAACGTTGATTGAGGCCAAGCTTGAAAAGGGCGAGGCGCTGGATACGGAGGCCACCTTCGGTGCCACGGAAGGCGAAGCCGAGGGCGGCGACGTCATCGACCTGATGGAAGCGCTGAAGCGCAGCCTGGATAAAAAGCGCGGCAAGGAAAAAGCGTCCGACGACGAGGCTGCCGCAAGCAAAACCAGCAAATCGACCACAACTGCCAGTAAGCCAAAGGCGCGTGCCAAGAAAAAGGCGTGA
- a CDS encoding DUF6766 family protein, giving the protein MLKPTKHSEPSTDARPNRNWLKDHGLLLANAGLFVAFLGGMIISGAKTYSEEQQTHGGSPVGILEYITTGDFVEAVFENWESEFLQMAMYVVLTVFLFQRGSSESKPVDKAAPQDEDPRDAGKSAKTPWPVRRGGWVLKIYEHSLSALLGILFLASFTLHAIGGTSAYNEEQLSHGQATVSVWEYLGSSQFWFESFQNWQSEFLAVAVLVGASAYLRERGSPESKPVAEPHYETGA; this is encoded by the coding sequence ATGCTCAAACCGACCAAGCACTCCGAACCGTCAACCGACGCCCGTCCCAATCGGAATTGGCTGAAGGACCACGGCCTGCTGCTTGCCAACGCGGGCCTGTTCGTCGCATTCCTGGGCGGCATGATCATCTCCGGGGCGAAGACTTACAGCGAAGAGCAGCAAACCCACGGAGGATCCCCGGTAGGCATCCTTGAATACATCACCACCGGCGACTTCGTTGAGGCCGTCTTTGAAAACTGGGAGTCCGAGTTCCTGCAGATGGCCATGTACGTGGTCCTCACGGTCTTCCTGTTCCAACGGGGTTCCTCGGAATCAAAGCCCGTGGACAAGGCTGCTCCCCAGGATGAAGATCCCAGGGACGCTGGAAAGTCAGCCAAAACCCCGTGGCCTGTGCGCCGGGGTGGCTGGGTACTGAAGATCTATGAGCACTCCCTGTCGGCGCTTCTTGGCATCCTGTTCCTGGCTTCCTTCACGCTGCATGCCATCGGCGGCACGTCCGCCTACAACGAAGAACAACTCAGCCATGGCCAAGCCACTGTATCCGTCTGGGAGTACCTCGGCTCCAGCCAGTTCTGGTTCGAGTCATTCCAGAACTGGCAAAGCGAATTCCTGGCCGTGGCCGTACTGGTGGGAGCTTCCGCCTACCTCCGCGAACGTGGCTCTCCCGAATCCAAACCCGTTGCCGAACCGCACTACGAAACGGGTGCCTGA
- a CDS encoding ATP-dependent DNA ligase, producing the protein MAGKQKERVVVEGHELTLTNLGKIIYPETGTTKAEVLAYYAAVAPYLIPAAANRPVTRKRWVNGVGTAENPGEVFFQKNLEDSAPRWIPRVTIHHSDHANVYPMVNSLATLTWMAQIASLEIHVPQWQVDPAGNPLRPDRFVLDLDPGPGAGLPECVEVARLARSILQDMGMEPVPVTSGSKGIHLYTGLEGTLKSDQVSAFAHELARALEADHPALVVSDMKKSLRNGKVLVDWSQNSGNKTTIVPYSLRGKAHPTVAAPRTWAELEDPDLDHLDYTEVMERVSTGEDFFAPISGRHLPPHGENDDVGRPGSASSDANPGGREKLTVEGRLSKYVGMRDPGKTPEPFPSSSGPSVGDASRRSSEQPKPGDPAPPGGIFVIQEHHARRYHLDLRLERDGVLASWALPRGVPETPDRNNLAVHTEDHPMEYADFAGVIPKGEYGAGTMTIWDRGEYTGEKWREGKEVIATLTGEPGGGLGGTKRLALINTGDRWLIHLMKEQPGGRRAPKAAPEPPKPGPMQDYAPMLATSGTTDDLHGGDWLYELKWDGIRAIITGTEGKIRLMSRNGNDLTATYPELTDRSCWPDGDFVADGEIVALGKGSRPDFGLLQQRMNLVKAGDIERARASVPVQLMLFDLLYDDGADLTGLPFRGRRERLAAFAERLTGGCPLHLSEVLDHDVDDLLHVASDLKLEGVMAKKAGSRYSPGRRSRAWIKLKLEQSQEVVVGGWRPGAGARSGTFGSLLLGVPRDGKLHYVGRVGTGFKDWQLKEIMGKLESRAAEESPFLDIPREDAAGARWVDPELVAEVTFGEWTGPGRLRHPVWRGWRPDKSPEDVNQPN; encoded by the coding sequence GTGGCAGGAAAGCAGAAGGAGCGTGTCGTCGTTGAGGGTCATGAGCTGACCCTCACGAACCTGGGCAAAATCATCTACCCGGAGACCGGCACCACCAAGGCCGAAGTGCTGGCCTACTACGCCGCGGTTGCCCCCTACCTGATCCCCGCGGCGGCCAACCGGCCCGTGACGCGCAAGCGCTGGGTGAACGGCGTTGGAACGGCAGAAAACCCGGGCGAGGTCTTCTTCCAAAAGAACCTGGAAGACTCGGCGCCCAGGTGGATTCCGCGGGTCACCATCCACCATTCGGACCACGCCAATGTCTACCCCATGGTCAACAGCCTCGCCACGCTGACGTGGATGGCGCAGATCGCGTCATTGGAAATCCACGTACCGCAGTGGCAGGTGGACCCTGCCGGCAACCCGTTGCGCCCCGACCGCTTTGTCCTCGACCTCGATCCCGGGCCGGGCGCAGGCCTGCCCGAATGCGTTGAAGTTGCCCGGCTGGCCCGGTCCATCCTCCAGGACATGGGCATGGAGCCGGTGCCGGTCACCAGTGGCAGCAAGGGCATCCACCTCTACACGGGCTTGGAGGGCACGCTGAAGTCCGATCAGGTCTCCGCCTTCGCTCACGAACTTGCCCGGGCCTTGGAAGCGGACCACCCGGCGTTGGTTGTGAGTGACATGAAGAAGTCCCTCCGCAACGGAAAAGTCTTGGTTGACTGGAGCCAGAACAGCGGCAACAAGACCACGATTGTCCCGTACTCGCTGCGCGGCAAGGCGCACCCCACCGTCGCCGCTCCGAGGACCTGGGCGGAGCTCGAAGACCCGGACCTGGACCACCTCGACTACACCGAAGTGATGGAACGGGTCAGCACTGGCGAGGACTTCTTCGCGCCGATTTCCGGCCGGCACCTCCCGCCGCACGGTGAAAACGACGACGTCGGAAGGCCGGGTTCCGCGTCATCGGATGCGAACCCGGGTGGTCGGGAGAAGCTGACGGTGGAGGGCCGCCTGTCCAAGTACGTAGGAATGCGTGATCCGGGCAAGACCCCGGAACCTTTCCCGTCGTCGTCCGGTCCTTCCGTAGGCGACGCGTCCCGGAGGTCGTCCGAACAGCCCAAGCCCGGAGACCCTGCCCCGCCCGGCGGTATCTTCGTCATCCAGGAACACCACGCCCGGCGATACCACTTGGACCTGCGCCTGGAGCGGGACGGAGTACTGGCCTCATGGGCGCTGCCGCGCGGCGTCCCGGAAACGCCGGACCGGAACAACCTTGCCGTGCATACCGAAGACCACCCCATGGAGTACGCCGATTTTGCGGGTGTCATCCCCAAAGGCGAGTACGGTGCAGGGACCATGACCATCTGGGACCGCGGCGAATACACGGGCGAAAAATGGCGCGAAGGCAAGGAAGTGATCGCCACCCTCACGGGGGAACCAGGCGGTGGCTTGGGCGGAACAAAGCGGCTCGCCCTCATCAACACCGGCGACCGTTGGCTCATCCACCTCATGAAGGAACAGCCCGGAGGCCGCAGGGCGCCGAAAGCGGCACCAGAACCACCCAAACCCGGACCGATGCAGGACTATGCGCCGATGCTGGCGACGTCGGGCACCACCGATGATCTGCACGGAGGTGACTGGCTCTACGAACTCAAATGGGATGGCATCCGCGCCATCATCACCGGAACCGAAGGCAAAATCCGGCTGATGAGCCGCAACGGCAACGACCTCACGGCCACCTACCCTGAGCTGACGGACCGGTCCTGTTGGCCCGACGGCGACTTCGTGGCGGACGGCGAAATAGTTGCCCTCGGGAAGGGTTCGCGGCCCGACTTCGGCTTGCTCCAGCAGCGCATGAACCTCGTCAAAGCCGGGGACATTGAGCGGGCCCGGGCTTCGGTTCCCGTGCAACTGATGCTTTTCGACCTTTTGTACGACGACGGCGCGGACCTCACCGGGCTGCCCTTCCGCGGCCGGAGGGAGCGGCTCGCAGCCTTTGCCGAACGCCTGACTGGCGGTTGCCCGCTTCATTTGTCCGAGGTACTGGACCATGATGTGGACGACCTCCTGCATGTGGCGTCCGATCTCAAACTGGAAGGCGTGATGGCCAAGAAGGCCGGGAGCCGCTACTCCCCCGGGCGGCGCAGCCGGGCGTGGATCAAGCTGAAGCTCGAACAGAGCCAGGAGGTAGTGGTTGGCGGCTGGCGTCCGGGCGCCGGAGCCCGGAGCGGAACGTTCGGCTCGCTCCTCCTGGGGGTCCCCCGTGACGGGAAGCTGCATTACGTGGGACGCGTGGGCACCGGCTTCAAGGACTGGCAGCTGAAGGAGATCATGGGCAAGCTCGAGTCCCGTGCTGCGGAGGAATCGCCCTTCCTGGATATTCCGCGCGAGGATGCCGCGGGCGCACGGTGGGTGGATCCGGAGCTGGTGGCTGAGGTGACTTTCGGGGAGTGGACCGGCCCGGGCCGTTTGCGGCATCCGGTGTGGCGGGGTTGGCGGCCGGACAAGTCTCCTGAGGACGTGAACCAGCCCAACTGA
- a CDS encoding DUF6328 family protein, with product MAESDPVARTGRNESTEERMDRNWMELIQELRVLQTGVQILGGFLLTLPFQERFEELDEWQVTLYLCNVLVAALTTILIVMPVSVHRRLFRRGLKAALVSNADLVTKLALGGVALLIVGSAALVFDVTIGRTAGLVTGGTIILIVLVIVVGMPFWILRRAVHNNNGNSPQE from the coding sequence ATGGCAGAGTCCGATCCGGTCGCCCGCACCGGGAGGAATGAATCCACAGAGGAGCGGATGGACCGCAACTGGATGGAACTGATCCAGGAACTGCGCGTCCTGCAGACAGGCGTGCAGATCCTGGGCGGCTTCCTCCTGACGCTGCCGTTCCAGGAGCGCTTCGAGGAACTCGACGAGTGGCAGGTCACTCTCTATCTCTGCAACGTCCTCGTTGCTGCACTGACCACCATCCTCATAGTGATGCCCGTCAGTGTGCATCGGCGTCTCTTCCGCAGGGGCCTGAAGGCCGCCCTCGTGTCCAATGCGGATCTGGTGACCAAACTTGCCCTGGGCGGCGTGGCCCTGCTGATCGTGGGCTCGGCCGCGCTGGTTTTCGATGTGACAATAGGGCGCACCGCAGGCCTGGTCACCGGCGGGACCATTATTTTGATTGTCCTGGTCATCGTTGTGGGAATGCCTTTCTGGATTCTTCGACGCGCCGTGCACAACAACAACGGGAACTCCCCTCAGGAGTGA